Proteins from a single region of Ischnura elegans chromosome 2, ioIscEleg1.1, whole genome shotgun sequence:
- the LOC124154306 gene encoding piggyBac transposable element-derived protein 3-like, whose amino-acid sequence MASRKQLTTTEILHELEELDEKGVKDEVYIYITPPEDGNETCEDSGDEECNDPDRLSGWQLQAEGDFNIDIEDDPGEVDEEIKFVEESSHSKRRRKSTKTQNITRRWVSCDLTTPVYDSWCTCFIPPLALSSSSYPLEFLELFIDDNIITKLVEFTNQYAAARNRCVQVSKEAMYTFLGILFLSGCNWLPRRRMYWEEKEYVCNSLVSRSMRRNKFEDIFTNIHCADNSALDVSDRLAKLRPVICELNKNFCRFAPLEESISIDSILWKARMQTVYSGKASEIRLQGLGSCTPPRGLHPILYLPRESRGKKGFHFIKRAR is encoded by the exons ATGGCAAG TCGCAAACAGCTGACTACAACAGAAATACTTCACGAGCTAGAAGAGTTGGATGAAAAAGGTGTAAAAgatgaagtatatatttacataactCCTCCAGAAGATGGAAACGAAACATGTGAAGATTCTGGGGACGAAGAATGTAATGATCCTGATCGTCTTTCTGGCTGGCAGCTGCAAGCGGAAGGTGACTTCAACATTGACATTGAAGATGACCCTGGTGAAGTTGATGAGGAAATCAAATTCGTTGAAGAATCATCCCATtctaaaaggagaaggaaatcaacCAAAACCCAAAACATAACACGGAGATGGGTCAGTTGTGATCTAACTACCCCTGTTTATGATTCTTGGTGTACATGTTTTATACCTCCACTGGCTTTATCCTCGTCCAGTTACCCATTAGAGTTTTTAGAACTTTTTATTGATGACAACATCATTACGAAACTTGTTGAGTTTACAAATCAATATGCAGCAGCGAGGAATAGGTGTGTGCAGGTTTCCAAGGAAgctatgtatacatttttaggcaTATTGTTTTTGTCCGGATGTAACTGGCTCCCAAGAAGAAGAATGTATTGGGAAGAAAAGGAATATGTCTGCAATTCACTGGTGTCTAGAAGTATGAGAAGAAACAAGTTTGAGGATATATTTACGAACATCCATTGTGCAGATAATAGTGCATTAGACGTATCCGATCGTCTCGCAAAATTGCGTCCAGTCATTTGTGAACTCAACAAAAACTTTTGTAGATTTGCGCCTTTAGAAGAATCAATTTCTATCGATTCCATACTTTGGAAGGCACGGATGCAAACAGTTTATTCGGGGAAAGCCAGTGAGATTCGGTTACAAGGCCTGGGTAGCTGCACTCCGCCTAGGGGACTGCATCCAATTTTATATCTACCAAGGGAAAGTAGAGGAAAAAAGGGTTTTCACTTCATCAAGAGGGCTCGGTGA